A genomic segment from Bubalus bubalis isolate 160015118507 breed Murrah chromosome 5, NDDB_SH_1, whole genome shotgun sequence encodes:
- the LOC123333630 gene encoding histone H2B type 1-C/E/F/G/I-like — protein sequence MPEPAKSAPAPKKSSKKAVTKAQKKDGKKRKRSRKESYSVYMYKVLKQVHPDTGISSKAMGIMNSFVNDIFERITGEASRLAHYKRSTITSREIQTAVRLLLPGELAKHAVSEGTKAVTKYTSSK from the coding sequence ATGCCTGAACCGGCTAAGTCTGCTCCTGCCCCTAAAAAAAGCtctaaaaaagctgtgaccaaggcccagaagaaggaCGGCAAGAAGCGCAAGCGCAGCCGCAAGGAGAGCTACTCCGTGTACAtgtacaaggtgctgaagcaagtcCATCCGGACACCGGCATCTcgtccaaggccatgggaatcatgaactccttcgtcAACGACATTTTCGAGCGCATCACTGGTGAGGCATCGCGCCTGGCGCATTATAAGCGCtcaactatcacatccagggagatccagaccgcTGTGCGtttgctgctacctggggagctggccaagcacgccgtgtccgagggcactaaggctgtcaccaagtataccagctccaagtaa